In Candidatus Melainabacteria bacterium RIFOXYA2_FULL_32_9, the DNA window ATAGGTCTATCTGGTGAAATAAGAAGCGTGAGACAGCTTGACATGAGGATTAATGAAGCTGCAAAGCTCGGGTTCAAGAAAGCAATAGTTCCAAAATCAAATTTACCTCTTAAAAACCCCAATAAAAATATCGAAATAATTGGTGTTTCAAGATTGATAGAGGCTATAACAAATTCCATTCCTACAAAAGCAGATTAATGCTATAAAACTTTCTTCAATATTAATCAGGAATAACATAAATTATTCTTCTTTTTCACCATAGATGGCACTACTAATGTATCTGCCAAGTCGATCAAAACCTAAACCGCATGCAAATCCAAATGCTAACCCTGCACCGGCACTCATACATTTAATTACTGCTGAATAATACCAGGCCCCTATNNNNNNNNNNNNNNNNNNNNNNNNNNNNTTGCCATAACAGGTGTGATAACTTCAAGAATTCCTCCATCAAGATCAAGATCAAACAATCTGGTTGTTAGATTATCAACCTCAAAATTAGTTGCCTTTTTAATGTTTCCTGAAAGTTTATCTATATCTTTTGAAATTTTATTTATACTCGCTTTATTTATTCTTGTGAATTCAGGATTGCTTTTTTGAATTTTCGCCAGAGTATTACCTAAACTTTCTAAAGCATTTAAAGCTTCTTCCTTAGGTTTTAACAATCTTTTACCGGTATTTGCAATAAGATCTTCTTTTAATCTTTTATAAATACTACCAATTTCTTTAATACTACCTGGTATATCACGCAATATCTCATTTACTCTGGTAGATTTTGGTATATTCCCCATAACAAGATCATCATAACTATTCACTATTTCATTTAGATTTTCCTGTAATTTAACTACTCTACCTTGATATCCTGCTTTTAAGTCATTTTTTATAATAGCTTTGATATTACCTTTTTCTAGTATTTTCTCAATAGCCTGAGCTTCATCATCTAAGCCATTTTTTCGCATTGTTTGAACAAGATTACTAAGACTTTTATGCATATTATTCGCATAAATAGCAAGGCTATCGTATTTTTCTCCTGTAGTCTTTATGGCTGCTTTTTTAAAATATGAAACTATCTTATCTACCCCCCTTTTTAAAGGGCCAAGAGCTTTTCCCAAAGCGTGATCTTTAAGTTGATTAAAACTAAGAAGAAAATCCAGGCCCTGCTGAATTTTTTCCTTTACACATAACGATAAACGCTCAAGTGGTGATAAAATTTCTTTATTATTCTTTAATTTATTGATACTTGTTTCTAAATTTTTATACCAAATTCTACTTTTTTGAGCAAACCAGCCTACCCTACTATGCATGAATGCAGCAGATGCAAGAATACTAATTAAGAGTATACTTGTCCCACCTAATATTTTTATATTTAGACCTTTATGACCTTTTTCTTTTTTTATCTCATTATTCTCAGATTGCTTATTCACCTGAAAAGAGTCATAAGCAATCTTCAGCCCTGGACTATTTTTGATAAATGACGCAAATATATCCGGTTTCTCTAAATTATTTAAGCTATTATGAGCTATATTCATGATTTTAATTGTTCTCATTTATTACATTTAAAACGTTTTATTGCTAATAATATAAAAACGATTGGAGTTTGAAATTTGTCATTACCAAAAATATAAATGGTACAAATAATTACAAATCTCAAACTATTACTCTGACCAATAAATTATGGAGGTGGGAATGTTTTCGTAGGAGCCTTGCCTGTGCGAAAGTGACCTTGTCACTTATTTAAGTCATCAATTATTCCAGTCTTAATTATGTGCGTTAGCACCTGTGACGGAGAAAATATTCCCATCGAAATTATTCGGTCAATCTACTGGTTCAGCAGAGCACTAATTATTCTGTTGAATTAGTTTTCTTTCAATAGCCTCAAAAAGATGAGTTATTTCATCATTATCAGCTTGTAAATTAATAATATATTCTGTTTTTTTTGATCCTAATCCATCTTTTATAAGACTAATCCTATAAGCTGACTCAAAATTATTTAACTTATCAATCCCGTAATCATCAAAATCCGCAGAATTATCATTTTCTATAATTATTTTAAAATTTGAAAATCTACAGTCTTTAATCACTAATCCCCTAAAAAACCCTTCAAAATCCTGCGACCAAATGATCTTATCTTCCAGAGTCAAGCTATCCAGATTCCTTATTATTTTTCTTATATAAGATGGAACTGGATTTTTTAGCATTAACTCCTTTATTTCAGGAATATCAAAATCCGACTCAGATAACTGACTTTTACCAGCTTTTGAGTTTTTTATAAAAATTTTAAATTTATTATTTTCTAACCTAAAATAATTCATCAAAATTAAAATTTTTCTCTTCAAAACGAATTCATTATAAGCAGAAACCAAAAAAAATATATTAACCAGCTGAGATGCAATACCAGTTAATCTTTAAATACTACTTTTTACCGTATCCTATTGGACATACCTACTTCTGTGAAAGCATTTGAGAGCTTAATTATTTATAGGTTTTTAAAAAATCTTCAAGTCCCATATATATAGCCTTAGCCGATTTCTCTTGAAATTTCTGATCAGTTAATAGTGTATACTCATCAGGATTAATCATAAAACCTATTTCCACAAGAACAGCAATTGGCTTATGAGGTCTTGTTAAAGCAAGACTATCCCAGAAAATACCAAAGTCTTTGAGTCCTAGATTCTGAACGAGAGATTTTTGAATACTCTTTGTTAAAGGTAAGGCTTGAGAATGATAATAATAAGTGCTTGATCCATGCTCCTTATAAGGATCTCTGCCATCAGGAAGGGCATTATTGTGAATACTTAGTAAGATCAAGGAATTAGCATCATTAGCAATTTTAATTCTTTCATAAAGCCCGACATTTTTATCGGTATTTCTGGTCATTATAACCTTTGCACCATTATTTTCTAATTCTTGCTTTAAAAATTTTGCTATTTCAAGGTTAATTGTTTTTTCAGGAACACCTGTTGGACCGACTGATCCAAGCTCAGTACCACCATGTCCAGGATCAATTGTGATGGTTTTATCTTTTAATGGGTTGTTGATATCAATGAATGGGGGCTTTCTAAGTTTTAGTATAAAAGTGTTATCCTCATAATAATAATCATAACCCCATAATTGTTTTGCATTAGGTGTAATAACTATTTGAAAGACATCCTTGAAAGGCTGTGTCGATTTAATTTCTTTAATAAAAGCCTCACTATTATTATAAGGAATGAGGCTAACATCAGATATTCCACCATAAATAGACAAACTAATTTGTGAATTTGAGAGTTGTTCTATAGAAACAGGCAATTTCTGGGATAATGGAACTTTTATTAACACGCTATCATTAACTGATTCAATATTTACTGAGCCAATGATGCTTTCAGCAACAGGAGCTCCTTCAGGCAAGATATTAATATCATTAACTGAAATCCATCCTTCCATAATATTACCCATTTTAAATCTATATTCATCACCAATACGTCCTGTTACATTAATTCGTGTTCCCACAGATAAAGGTGTTAGCCTGCTTTTACCAGGAGCATTTCTAACAATTGAATAATCTTTTACAACTTCTGCAACCATAGGAGTAAAGTTCTTAGGAATAACTGTCACTGTAGCATCAGCTGCTTCAGTTATATTATCATCTTCTGATGCTAATTTAATAATAATTGGTGTATTTTTGAAGATATCAGCTTCCTGAATCTTATAACTTCCACTATAAATACCTTTAACAGGAGATTTTGATGTATCAAAAGCTTTCCCAAAAACTATATCTGCTTTTGAATATTCAGGATTTAATTCAACCATTGGAATATCTTTTCTATTTCCTATAGAAAAACTGGCTTTATTCCCTGTTGATCCTTTAAATTTAAGATTTATAATGTCACCTGGTTGATAGGTGATATTTTGATCAGGTTTTATGCTTGATTTATCTATTTTCAATGGAAAATTTGGAATTGTCTTCTCATATTCAGGTACACTTATTGTGTATGCAAGTTTTTTTACTTTATCTTTTAATGTTGATTCTATGTTTATAGTATTATTTCCTCTATTTAAAGGTACAACTTGTACAAAACCACCGTTAGGATAAACATTAACATCATTTCCATTAATTTTTAGCTTAGCATTAGGGTTAGTACCTCCTACAAAAAATACAGATGGAGCATTAACCCTTGCATTATTTTTAGGATACACTATATTTAAGCCCAATTGTTCTTGCGTAAACGCAGGTAATAATGAAATAAAAAGCAGACTTAATATTGAAAAATATATATACCTCATAAATTTATCCTTCAAGTTTAAATAATTTTTTATAATATTGATAATATATCCCTTAATAATAGAATATCACTTGATATACCTAATTACCAATTTACTATTGCTCTGAACGATTAATTTTAAGGAGCGGGTAGGTTTTCTTCGTAGGAGCCTTTGTTTCATGTCAATTTATAGCTTCAACAGCGACAGAGAAAACATACTCTCTCTTAACCTAACAGAGTACTACATTTTAAATGGCGACTTCTGAAATTTATTTAACATTTGAATTTTTAACATTTTTAAAAATGTTAAGCTAAAAATACTTATGTGAGTAAAGATTTTGCAACATGAGGTAAAACTTTGATTGAATTTATCAGTTTTTTTATATATCCTCAATTTCATGTAGGTAAAGGAATTGGTCTAATTATTAACTGATTTTAAGTAATCAAAACTAAGTGAGAATATATGAATAATTTTGCGTTGCTTAATGAAAACACAATTGATCTGAGCGTAGCCATAACCCCAGCCAGTATGCTGGTTGAATTAGCAAAAATCCTTGAAAAAAATAATTTTAAGGGAAAAAAAGTAAGGCTAATTTTAAATGATATTCTCTTGACTACAGATCAGATATCTAACTTGAAAACCACTGTCGAGGATGCAGGTGTAGAAATAGCAGTTATTTATACTAAATCCTTAAATACTCAGCTTGCCGCATTAAGTGCAGGTCTTGCTGTTTCTGAAAAACTACCCAGTCAAGAAACACAAAATGTTAATATACAAACAGAAAATAACATTAATAACCCTGTAGAAATTATAGATACAAGCTTTCAAGAAATTGATGAACAGTATACAACAGAAAAAGCCCTGGAAGATATTTTAGATCAAGAATTAAATCAAGAAAAAGCTCAAAACAATACTAACCAGGAATCAAAGAATAAAACTTTATACTTAAAACAAACTCTTAGATCAGGTCAAACAATTAACTTTGATGGAAATGTAGTTATAATTGGAGATTGCCACCCTGGTTCAGAAATTATTTCAGCAGGAGACATCGTAGTATGGGGTATACTTAGCGGTATAGCTCACGCAGGGTCAAATAATAATTACAAATCCAGCATTAAAGCCTTAAAAATAAATGCCATTCAGCTTAGAATAGCTGATCTATACGCAAGAAAACCAGATAGACTTGAAGTCGAAAAAGCAGAAAAAATAAATTCCTTCATTCCAGAAGAAGCAAAAATCTCAGACGGTGAAATTAAAATTTACTCTCTAAACGGCTAAAAATAGGAGGCCTTAAACATGACAGGACGTGTTATAGTTATTACATCAGGTAAGGGTGGAGTTGGTAAAACTACTTCATGTGCTAATATCGGCACTGCTCTTGCAAAAAATGGTGCAAAAGTTGCACTTATTGATACTGATATCGGTCTTAGAAATTTAGATTTATTAATGGGGCTTGAAAATAGAATCGTATACACGATTGTTGATGTAATTGAAGAAAGATGTAAATTACAGCAAGCACTTGTAAAAGATAAGAAAAACCCTAATCTTGCCCTCTTGGCTGCTGCACAAACAAGAGATAAATCAGCTTTAACAGCAGAACAAATGATAGACATTTGCAATCGTCTTAAAGAAGAATACGATTTTGTCCTTGTTGACAGCCCTGCTGGTATCGAACAAGGCTTCCAGAATGCTGTAGCTGGAGCACAAGAAGCAATTATAGTTACCACTCCAGAAATGTCAGCTATCAGAGATGCTGATAGAATAATAGGACTTCTTGAAGCTAAAGAAGAAATTGTTAGCTACAAATTACTACTTAACAGAGTTCGTCCAGCTATGATAAAAGCTAATGACATGTTAAGCATAGACGATGTAGTTGATATCTTGTCAGTAAAACTGATTGGAATAATTCCTGAAGATGAAGATATCATCGTAAGTACAAATAAAGGCGAACCTATTGTAAATATGGAAAACTCTAAAGCCGGAGTAGCATATAACAATGTTGCAAGGAGAATTCAGGGTGAGGAAATTCCATTCATCAATTTAGAAGCTCCTGTAGGCTTTTTTG includes these proteins:
- a CDS encoding septum site-determining protein MinD, with translation MTGRVIVITSGKGGVGKTTSCANIGTALAKNGAKVALIDTDIGLRNLDLLMGLENRIVYTIVDVIEERCKLQQALVKDKKNPNLALLAAAQTRDKSALTAEQMIDICNRLKEEYDFVLVDSPAGIEQGFQNAVAGAQEAIIVTTPEMSAIRDADRIIGLLEAKEEIVSYKLLLNRVRPAMIKANDMLSIDDVVDILSVKLIGIIPEDEDIIVSTNKGEPIVNMENSKAGVAYNNVARRIQGEEIPFINLEAPVGFFEKVKSFFLVGANS